The following proteins are encoded in a genomic region of Bacteriovorax sp. Seq25_V:
- a CDS encoding S8 family peptidase has translation MLVVSQKSILGCLFILSLSISPVYAKFIVKYKDGTVAKTEIDPREMMAMTSSDGNEIEYIEEDVILKRHATTSNDPLFSQQWALSNYLNYSFMRAKSYESTVINVAVVDTGITAHSDLNSVVLQGADFISDTTNSRDGGGRDADPSDPGDYADGTCGESSSSSWHGTHIAGIIGAVSGNGYGIAGASSSVRIIPARVLGPCGGQTSDIADAIRWAVGGSVSGVAVNQNPARVVNLSLGGKSSCSQYMQEAIDYANSRGAVVVVSAGNESASVDSMEYTPANCRGVFRVGAITSSLYESSYSNYGEIVDISAPGDIIYSTVNGGFTYPSASGSFRTMSGTSMSAGFISAAIASVFSANSNLTGEQAKDIIVRNASYVNCRNYNCTQGAVDVYAAVQDAVSEVRDTSFTYDDPVVVNGYQSSSSYLTRSGSSGGGGLCGTIDMQDEDKGQTKRTILFLALLFVTINFSTRLRNFFKITASN, from the coding sequence ATGTTAGTAGTGAGCCAGAAGTCGATCTTAGGATGCCTCTTTATTCTCTCTTTATCTATTTCTCCCGTATATGCAAAATTTATTGTTAAGTATAAAGACGGAACTGTTGCAAAGACAGAAATCGATCCTCGTGAAATGATGGCGATGACATCATCAGATGGAAATGAAATTGAGTATATTGAAGAAGATGTTATTTTAAAAAGACACGCAACAACTTCTAATGACCCGCTCTTTAGTCAACAGTGGGCACTTTCAAATTATCTCAATTACTCTTTTATGCGAGCTAAGAGCTATGAATCAACTGTAATTAATGTTGCGGTTGTTGATACTGGAATAACTGCTCATTCTGATCTCAATTCCGTAGTTTTACAAGGAGCTGACTTTATTTCGGATACTACAAACTCTCGAGATGGAGGGGGACGCGACGCTGATCCTTCTGATCCAGGCGATTACGCAGATGGAACATGTGGAGAGTCAAGTTCATCTTCATGGCATGGAACCCATATCGCAGGAATTATTGGTGCAGTAAGTGGTAATGGATATGGCATTGCTGGAGCAAGTTCGAGTGTTCGAATTATCCCTGCTCGTGTTCTTGGCCCTTGTGGTGGTCAAACATCGGATATTGCAGATGCAATTAGGTGGGCCGTTGGTGGAAGTGTTTCTGGGGTTGCTGTAAATCAAAACCCAGCAAGAGTTGTCAATTTGAGTCTTGGAGGTAAGAGTAGCTGTAGTCAGTATATGCAAGAGGCCATTGATTACGCCAATTCAAGAGGCGCTGTCGTTGTTGTTTCCGCTGGAAATGAGTCAGCATCTGTTGATTCAATGGAATATACTCCTGCAAATTGTCGTGGGGTATTTAGAGTGGGTGCTATTACTTCTTCACTCTATGAATCAAGTTATTCTAACTATGGAGAGATCGTTGATATCTCTGCTCCTGGTGATATTATCTATTCTACTGTTAACGGTGGTTTTACATATCCTTCAGCATCGGGGAGCTTTAGAACAATGAGTGGGACTTCGATGTCTGCTGGTTTTATTTCTGCGGCCATCGCTAGTGTTTTCTCGGCCAATAGCAATCTTACAGGTGAACAGGCAAAAGATATTATCGTGAGAAATGCCTCTTATGTTAATTGTAGAAACTATAACTGTACACAAGGGGCGGTAGATGTCTACGCTGCAGTTCAAGATGCGGTATCAGAAGTTAGAGACACTTCATTTACTTATGATGATCCAGTCGTTGTAAATGGATATCAGTCTTCTTCATCGTATTTAACACGCTCTGGTAGCTCTGGCGGTGGAGGACTTTGTGGCACGATCGACATGCAAGATGAAGATAAGGGGCAGACAAAGAGAACTATATTATTTCTAGCACTACTATTTGTAACAATAAATTTTTCAACTCGATTAAGAAACTTCTTTAAAATCACTGCAAGTAATTAG
- a CDS encoding FecR domain-containing protein — protein MIRLIIALLLSSTLLAADGVVLFVKGEATAIHKNKETVLKKGSEVKSATTLTTKENSLVVIKFEDGTTIKLNSNSVISIESLLDNLSPTTISLKKGSSFFNLVKRKIIDHPTKLKVTTRTASLAVRGTTFFVAVNEIDGNTDTWMCVREGVVDSTSLSTRQTKTVNAGEGLKISSNAALTAPRFLPWTKGLNWKFEGEEGLENKLDIKDAYEDILTNDYE, from the coding sequence ATGATTCGTTTAATAATTGCTCTTCTATTAAGCTCAACTCTACTGGCTGCAGATGGCGTGGTTCTCTTTGTCAAAGGTGAAGCTACCGCTATTCATAAAAACAAGGAAACCGTCCTTAAAAAAGGAAGCGAAGTTAAATCTGCAACTACGCTAACAACAAAGGAAAATTCTCTTGTCGTTATAAAATTTGAAGATGGAACAACAATTAAATTAAATTCGAACTCGGTCATCTCAATTGAGAGTTTACTGGACAACTTATCTCCAACAACAATAAGTCTTAAAAAAGGAAGTTCATTTTTTAACCTTGTTAAACGTAAAATAATTGATCACCCGACAAAACTTAAGGTCACAACGAGAACAGCTTCACTTGCTGTACGGGGAACGACATTCTTTGTCGCTGTAAATGAAATAGACGGCAATACAGATACCTGGATGTGTGTAAGAGAAGGTGTCGTTGATTCGACAAGCCTTTCAACCAGACAAACAAAAACTGTTAACGCAGGGGAAGGACTTAAAATTTCTTCTAATGCAGCACTCACGGCCCCAAGATTTCTACCATGGACTAAAGGCCTCAATTGGAAATTTGAGGGAGAAGAAGGTCTAGAGAATAAATTAGATATAAAGGACGCGTATGAAGATATTCTTACTAATGATTATGAGTAA
- a CDS encoding penicillin acylase family protein, whose product MNQKTNKTEVLNGVTRVLEFDTNDLGEVFYWQGHYHATDRFIQMELLRIIASGRICELLNDDEDGLAIDKFMRTLGLDHYSKLEVQTLDQDTSNYLQSYCDGVNSVISKKIPLVLKALGISYRPWEIKDCIMTVKAMSYLGLAQGQQDLEKFFIELLQKGVPKEKVESLMNGQEKISSELVAILKKTKIYQNIIPSAKDLLRLIPKVQASNNWVVSTEGTTLHSCDPHLECNRLPSVWYEMQLKLKDSYLFGISMPGIPGIVMGRSQDLAFSFTYGFMDTIDYFIEEIRSESYRNEEEFIELFKRKEIIKRKKHHDEKIRVLETRNGVIEYDPSSEVISDGLHLSMAWTCQKDGASKTFKALTDIFTTNHIDQLADSLAEVCISCNWLLSDTKGNIIYQQSGLAPNRKDRGLLPLLGFRKENQWQGFIPGNQLRRDKNPEEGFLVTANNNLNDENFACVINAPMADYRIDYINRELSKKTWTEDFMKKLQASTYSIQAEHFLKRYNKEFSSSHLKDFDCDYNINSEAATDFEVFYKKLLENFISDHLLNLKECHYTLSETCIVTDFYGLFDRLFLSEICEPEYNLWFNSKSAAQYVIDALKVKKDSQIWGEANKIDMNFILFDGKLPAFISRDIRNVPVKGNRATVSQGAVYRTKGRASSFLPSWKMVTTMNENYAFTVLPGGLNDNIFSKFYKSDLQNWLDGSYRKTEFV is encoded by the coding sequence ATGAATCAAAAAACAAATAAAACAGAAGTTCTAAATGGTGTCACACGTGTTCTTGAGTTTGACACAAACGACCTTGGAGAGGTCTTTTACTGGCAGGGCCATTACCACGCTACTGATCGCTTTATTCAAATGGAACTTCTTCGCATCATTGCCAGTGGGCGTATCTGTGAACTTTTGAATGATGATGAAGATGGACTGGCCATCGATAAATTCATGCGAACATTAGGATTAGATCATTACTCCAAACTTGAAGTTCAAACTCTAGACCAAGATACAAGTAATTACTTACAATCTTATTGTGATGGAGTTAACTCCGTTATTTCCAAAAAAATTCCACTCGTACTCAAAGCTCTTGGTATTTCATATCGCCCTTGGGAGATAAAAGACTGTATCATGACGGTCAAGGCAATGAGCTATTTAGGATTGGCCCAAGGCCAACAAGATCTCGAAAAGTTCTTTATAGAGCTTCTTCAAAAAGGCGTACCTAAAGAAAAAGTCGAATCCCTTATGAATGGACAAGAAAAGATTTCATCAGAACTTGTGGCCATATTAAAAAAGACTAAGATTTATCAAAATATAATTCCGTCTGCGAAAGACCTCCTAAGATTGATTCCAAAAGTACAAGCATCAAATAATTGGGTGGTCAGTACAGAAGGTACAACTCTACACTCATGTGACCCTCACCTTGAATGCAACAGACTTCCAAGTGTATGGTATGAAATGCAATTAAAACTCAAAGACAGTTATCTCTTTGGCATTTCAATGCCAGGAATACCAGGGATAGTAATGGGAAGAAGTCAGGATTTAGCTTTCTCATTTACATATGGTTTTATGGACACTATTGACTACTTTATCGAAGAGATTAGAAGTGAGTCCTATAGAAACGAAGAAGAATTTATCGAGTTATTCAAAAGAAAAGAAATTATTAAAAGAAAAAAGCATCATGATGAAAAAATTAGAGTTCTTGAAACGAGAAATGGTGTCATTGAATATGATCCGTCTTCAGAAGTAATAAGTGACGGACTCCATTTATCAATGGCCTGGACATGTCAAAAAGACGGTGCCTCAAAAACGTTCAAGGCCCTAACAGATATATTCACGACAAACCATATTGACCAGTTAGCAGACTCTCTCGCTGAAGTTTGTATTAGTTGTAATTGGCTATTGAGTGACACTAAAGGAAACATTATTTATCAACAATCAGGTCTCGCTCCAAATCGTAAAGACCGTGGTCTCCTCCCCCTACTCGGATTTAGAAAAGAAAATCAATGGCAAGGATTTATACCAGGAAACCAACTAAGACGTGACAAGAACCCAGAAGAAGGATTTCTTGTTACGGCCAACAACAACCTCAACGACGAAAACTTCGCCTGTGTAATAAACGCTCCTATGGCAGATTATCGCATAGACTACATTAACAGAGAGCTTTCTAAGAAAACCTGGACAGAAGATTTCATGAAGAAACTCCAGGCATCAACCTACTCGATTCAGGCAGAGCACTTTTTGAAAAGATACAATAAAGAGTTCTCTAGCTCACACCTAAAAGACTTTGACTGTGATTATAATATCAATTCAGAAGCGGCCACAGACTTTGAAGTTTTTTATAAAAAGCTACTTGAAAACTTTATTAGTGATCACTTATTGAACCTTAAAGAGTGCCACTATACGCTAAGTGAAACTTGTATTGTTACTGATTTCTATGGTCTATTTGATAGGCTTTTTCTTTCAGAAATCTGCGAACCTGAGTACAATTTATGGTTTAATTCAAAATCAGCTGCACAGTATGTAATCGATGCTTTAAAAGTTAAAAAAGATTCACAGATTTGGGGAGAGGCCAACAAAATTGATATGAATTTTATCCTATTCGATGGAAAGTTACCTGCGTTTATCAGTCGAGATATACGTAATGTGCCAGTAAAGGGCAACCGTGCAACTGTTTCACAGGGTGCTGTCTACCGAACAAAAGGTCGGGCTTCTTCGTTTCTCCCTAGCTGGAAGATGGTGACAACGATGAATGAAAATTATGCATTCACTGTTCTTCCAGGCGGCTTGAATGACAATATTTTTTCTAAATTTTATAAATCTGATCTTCAAAACTGGCTCGATGGATCGTATCGAAAAACAGAATTTGTCTAA
- a CDS encoding YiiX/YebB-like N1pC/P60 family cysteine hydrolase: protein MKKLFILTLLTSVYSCSSFTNRYPASISDSKFVKVFTEIEDAVKEGTDSPVVCHQKLDELYLKLYDIDSKQIAMENFTDAQFESFVQSSFELRLEIKEKMKALKVSDETTKRCLTSVKNIVRALRYLEDYFVEYSYTRNKEAMPKEFVTLEGHGIFFQSNPEFNFNSHEDLKSGDVILSRGNAYSSAAIARIGDDDTQFSHLTLVYKDEKNKLHTSEAHIEIGNVVAPFEIHIDEKNARTVVFRNKDEVLAHEAGKYMYNHIKDYKAKKKKNIPYDFTMDYHSDDEIFCSEVIYHGYLNAGKKIYGVPYDVPEHKTTFSPGLINFLNGIGIKVNDKNIKTFNTFGPGEIQFDSRFDIIAEWRNPQKLKDTRFKDAILTKIFEWMERDKYEFKSSFISSVGNSFAWLMRKTGWSRAVVKALSGVELEEKFPTNMGVKQMNLFVVLDKVGETLYKKLEEEQAKSKQPLSFKELFTILEEYKAQDLKVYEKYRKDRRENLRNNHGKERRFKRIKLVKPDFHLYFSK, encoded by the coding sequence ATGAAGAAGTTATTCATCCTAACTTTACTGACATCAGTATATTCATGTTCGTCGTTTACCAATCGTTATCCTGCATCAATTAGTGACTCTAAATTTGTAAAAGTATTTACTGAAATTGAAGATGCTGTAAAAGAGGGAACTGATTCACCAGTAGTCTGTCACCAAAAACTCGATGAGTTATACTTAAAATTATATGATATCGATTCAAAGCAAATTGCAATGGAAAACTTCACTGATGCACAGTTTGAGTCTTTTGTGCAATCTTCATTTGAATTGCGTCTGGAAATCAAAGAGAAGATGAAGGCCCTTAAAGTTAGTGATGAAACAACGAAACGCTGTTTAACAAGTGTTAAGAATATAGTAAGAGCGCTTCGATATTTGGAAGATTACTTTGTTGAATATTCTTATACAAGAAATAAAGAAGCAATGCCGAAGGAGTTTGTTACTCTTGAAGGACATGGTATATTCTTTCAATCAAACCCTGAGTTTAATTTCAATTCTCATGAAGACTTAAAGTCTGGAGACGTTATTCTTTCGCGTGGGAACGCTTACTCATCTGCGGCAATTGCACGAATTGGTGATGACGATACTCAATTTTCACATTTAACACTAGTCTATAAAGATGAAAAAAATAAGCTGCATACTTCAGAGGCCCATATTGAAATCGGAAACGTTGTAGCTCCTTTTGAAATACACATTGATGAAAAGAATGCTCGTACCGTAGTTTTTAGAAATAAAGATGAAGTCCTTGCTCATGAAGCAGGGAAGTATATGTACAATCACATCAAAGATTACAAGGCCAAGAAGAAAAAGAATATTCCATATGATTTTACAATGGACTATCACTCAGATGATGAGATTTTCTGCTCCGAAGTTATTTACCATGGATACCTAAACGCGGGGAAGAAAATCTATGGTGTTCCGTATGATGTACCCGAACACAAGACAACATTCTCTCCAGGACTCATAAATTTTTTAAATGGTATTGGTATCAAAGTTAATGATAAAAATATCAAAACATTCAATACTTTCGGGCCAGGTGAAATTCAATTTGATTCACGTTTTGATATCATAGCAGAATGGAGAAATCCGCAGAAATTAAAAGATACGCGTTTTAAGGATGCTATTTTGACAAAGATTTTTGAATGGATGGAAAGAGATAAGTATGAGTTTAAATCGTCATTTATTTCTAGTGTCGGAAATTCTTTTGCTTGGCTTATGAGAAAAACTGGATGGTCAAGAGCCGTTGTAAAAGCTCTGTCTGGTGTGGAGCTTGAAGAAAAGTTTCCTACAAATATGGGTGTTAAGCAAATGAATCTCTTTGTTGTTTTAGACAAAGTTGGAGAAACCTTATACAAGAAACTTGAAGAAGAACAAGCAAAATCGAAACAACCACTTTCATTTAAAGAACTTTTTACAATCTTAGAAGAGTATAAAGCTCAGGATTTAAAAGTATATGAAAAGTACAGAAAAGATCGTCGTGAAAATTTACGAAATAATCATGGTAAAGAGCGCAGATTCAAGAGAATCAAATTAGTGAAACCAGACTTCCACTTGTATTTTTCAAAATAA
- a CDS encoding response regulator, which produces MKTLIVIIDDSVDMGLLLKKYLLYRDDSKVLYFQDPEVGLDFINNDVDTKLTNCWVVVDMMMPLKNGLEVIKELKDLNKNINICVLTNNKDERTIEKAFKIGICDYLFKDKTIDEIINKLNQHIDNGLQDSPEYIEIYEVSEVINQYKIKSKTSKKLIIETKEELPTSALINLKEPQGEHRLYRVEKCDLTDNGALITCSDFKEVS; this is translated from the coding sequence ATGAAAACTCTAATCGTGATAATAGATGATTCAGTTGATATGGGACTACTTCTTAAGAAGTACCTACTCTACCGTGATGATTCAAAAGTACTCTATTTCCAAGACCCTGAAGTTGGACTAGATTTTATTAACAATGATGTCGATACCAAACTAACAAATTGTTGGGTCGTTGTCGACATGATGATGCCACTAAAAAATGGCCTCGAAGTAATCAAAGAACTTAAGGATCTCAACAAAAATATAAATATCTGTGTCCTCACTAATAACAAAGACGAGAGAACTATTGAAAAAGCATTTAAAATTGGCATTTGTGACTATCTCTTTAAAGATAAGACCATTGATGAAATCATAAATAAGCTCAATCAGCATATTGATAACGGGCTACAAGACTCGCCCGAATACATTGAGATTTATGAGGTTAGTGAAGTTATAAATCAATACAAGATAAAATCAAAAACATCGAAAAAACTAATCATAGAAACTAAAGAGGAATTGCCAACGAGTGCTCTTATTAATCTTAAAGAACCGCAAGGAGAGCATCGCCTCTACCGCGTAGAGAAATGCGACCTCACTGATAATGGAGCACTAATTACTTGCAGTGATTTTAAAGAAGTTTCTTAA
- a CDS encoding YiiX/YebB-like N1pC/P60 family cysteine hydrolase yields MLSKKIKFFIAIFVSLISLASGVHELDYKLNNAYVSYYKSIYHFINLANSSEKFYFEDYQRDEILKITSRFITELDQAVPDHEDLGRDRNIYSKKNKSFVLNKIIYFKWLSRFIETSMSGGNALVAVVGEDSKRFKKLVKAVLRQGSQVRNPSRNHDSRFKNNLRIIDMYNDVDKLIKTHKLKSFEAELVAQSLSELIESLSSIREISKDINYKVGSYSILYHLKVFLLKAASFIALPGEHKISSNTLNQIDEELLPGDIGVIQRYNKLSNIVFKGNWTHSLMYLGRFSKFQNYFDNDIKTRVFYFQRCISEDLQCNDYISYLELKFPDAMKKFIDGEYLKDPIMTIESLKPGVILFNQKKSMGWDNLALFRPRLSTLDKARAIEAAFSKLGAPYDYNFNGQTNDRLVCTELISYSYQSDPRIFKQGISWEMNFVMNHPVMYAFDIVETYFKRKGKSNQELDLVIYVKGEKGEFGKARRGSEAELLKTVDLKD; encoded by the coding sequence ATGTTATCAAAAAAGATAAAATTCTTTATTGCTATTTTCGTTTCACTTATCAGCTTAGCGAGTGGAGTACATGAACTCGACTATAAACTTAATAATGCTTATGTATCGTATTATAAATCAATATATCACTTTATAAACCTAGCTAATAGTTCTGAGAAATTCTACTTCGAAGACTATCAACGAGATGAAATCTTAAAGATAACGTCGAGGTTTATTACAGAACTTGACCAGGCCGTTCCTGATCATGAAGATCTCGGGCGCGATCGTAATATTTATTCAAAAAAGAATAAAAGCTTCGTTCTTAATAAAATTATTTACTTTAAGTGGTTATCACGTTTTATTGAAACGTCAATGAGTGGTGGGAATGCTCTTGTGGCAGTTGTAGGTGAAGATAGCAAGAGATTTAAAAAACTAGTAAAAGCTGTGTTAAGACAAGGTTCCCAAGTAAGAAATCCTAGTAGAAATCACGATAGTCGCTTTAAAAATAATCTTCGAATAATTGATATGTATAATGATGTTGATAAGTTGATAAAGACTCATAAGCTTAAATCTTTTGAAGCAGAGCTTGTTGCCCAATCGCTTTCTGAGCTCATTGAAAGTTTGTCATCAATTAGAGAGATCTCAAAAGATATAAACTACAAAGTTGGAAGTTATTCAATTTTATATCATCTCAAGGTTTTTCTTCTAAAGGCCGCAAGCTTTATTGCTCTTCCTGGAGAGCATAAAATTTCTTCAAATACTTTGAATCAAATTGATGAAGAATTATTACCTGGCGATATCGGTGTTATCCAACGTTATAATAAATTATCAAATATTGTTTTTAAGGGGAATTGGACTCACTCTTTGATGTATCTTGGAAGGTTTTCAAAGTTTCAAAACTACTTCGATAACGATATTAAAACACGCGTCTTCTATTTCCAAAGGTGTATTTCTGAAGATCTTCAGTGTAATGATTATATATCTTACCTTGAATTAAAATTCCCTGATGCCATGAAAAAGTTTATAGATGGAGAGTATCTAAAAGATCCAATTATGACTATCGAGTCCTTGAAGCCTGGAGTAATTCTTTTTAATCAGAAAAAAAGTATGGGTTGGGATAATTTAGCTTTGTTTAGACCTCGCTTGTCTACTTTGGATAAGGCGCGTGCTATAGAAGCTGCATTTAGTAAGCTTGGTGCGCCATATGACTACAATTTTAATGGACAAACCAATGATAGATTAGTTTGTACAGAGTTAATCAGCTATTCTTATCAGAGCGATCCTCGTATTTTTAAACAAGGAATCTCTTGGGAGATGAACTTTGTAATGAATCATCCTGTAATGTATGCATTTGACATTGTTGAGACTTATTTTAAGAGAAAAGGTAAGTCCAATCAGGAGTTAGACCTTGTTATTTATGTAAAGGGTGAGAAGGGAGAGTTCGGTAAGGCCCGACGTGGTAGTGAGGCAGAGCTTTTAAAAACTGTTGATTTAAAAGATTAG
- a CDS encoding KamA family radical SAM protein, whose translation MSKDEIDHLKIKDLEHRNFRNDDFWKSIPGFASVTRGEFSDHMWQLKNSIRKIDQVKKLLGDRMSKEFYDDMVAGQHITPMNIRITPYVFSLIDWNDPLNCPLRKQFLPVGSQFIPDHPMHMADSLSEDEDSPVPMLTHRYPDKVLFLPLTICPVYCSYCTRSRIIGGSTESVEKETYGANQKYWDDVFEYIRQHPKIEDVVISGGDSYMLNAKQIRYIGENLLKIPHIQRIRYATKGIAIFPQKILTDDEWVGAISEVHKLGRAFGKQVVIHTHFSSHLEITKWSQMAMDRLFSEGIIVRNQAVLQEGVNNHVDDMVLLTRKLGLINIQPYYVYMHDMVPGCEHFRTTLSDGIRLEKAVRGTTAGFNTPTFVCDLPGGGGKRNVSSYEYYDKENGISVWTAPYVKPGKVFTYFDPIHKLSPEAQKRWLSENDRKIMIDEAIKKANL comes from the coding sequence ATGAGTAAAGATGAAATAGATCACTTAAAGATTAAGGATCTCGAACATAGAAATTTTAGAAATGATGACTTTTGGAAGAGTATTCCTGGTTTTGCTTCTGTTACACGCGGTGAATTTTCAGATCACATGTGGCAACTTAAAAATTCAATTAGAAAAATCGATCAAGTAAAAAAACTACTTGGGGATAGAATGTCGAAAGAGTTCTATGATGACATGGTTGCAGGTCAACATATTACTCCCATGAACATTCGTATCACTCCATATGTCTTCTCGCTTATTGATTGGAATGATCCATTAAACTGCCCTCTAAGAAAACAATTTCTTCCTGTAGGCTCACAGTTTATTCCTGATCATCCAATGCATATGGCAGACTCACTTTCCGAAGATGAGGATTCTCCTGTTCCAATGCTTACACATCGTTATCCTGACAAGGTTTTATTTCTGCCTCTCACTATTTGTCCAGTTTATTGTTCATACTGTACAAGATCGAGAATTATCGGTGGTTCAACTGAGTCCGTAGAAAAAGAAACTTACGGTGCTAATCAAAAATATTGGGATGATGTTTTTGAATATATTAGACAGCATCCTAAAATTGAAGACGTCGTTATCTCTGGTGGTGATAGTTATATGCTTAATGCAAAACAGATCCGCTATATAGGTGAGAACCTTCTAAAGATTCCACATATTCAAAGAATTAGATACGCGACTAAAGGTATTGCTATTTTCCCTCAAAAGATTCTAACTGATGATGAATGGGTTGGAGCAATTAGTGAAGTCCACAAACTTGGTCGAGCATTTGGAAAACAAGTTGTTATTCATACACACTTTTCAAGTCATCTTGAAATTACAAAGTGGTCGCAAATGGCGATGGATCGACTTTTCTCTGAAGGAATTATCGTTAGAAATCAGGCCGTTCTACAAGAAGGTGTAAATAATCATGTTGACGACATGGTTCTTTTAACACGTAAACTAGGTCTGATTAATATTCAACCTTACTATGTTTATATGCACGATATGGTTCCTGGTTGTGAGCACTTTAGAACGACTTTAAGTGATGGTATACGTCTAGAGAAAGCGGTTCGCGGTACGACTGCTGGATTCAACACACCTACTTTCGTGTGTGATCTTCCTGGTGGAGGAGGAAAGAGAAACGTTTCTTCATATGAATATTATGATAAAGAAAATGGTATCTCTGTCTGGACTGCACCATATGTGAAACCTGGCAAAGTATTTACATACTTTGATCCGATTCATAAACTCTCTCCTGAGGCGCAAAAGCGTTGGCTTAGCGAGAATGACCGTAAGATCATGATTGATGAGGCCATCAAAAAAGCTAATCTATAA
- a CDS encoding 1-acyl-sn-glycerol-3-phosphate acyltransferase: MILKYIRLAITALLIAIFATLWAIICIFRPAHPGNTFVIARIFGYIGKFILGLKVEIEGKERLENTKGSVIISNHQSNYDMFYVGVICPRKTVSVGKKSLLYIPFFGLMYWLSGNILIDRGNRKKAWNVMDKVVETIKKYNCNIWIMPEGTRSKGRGVLPFKKGAFVTAIKGKFEILPIAVSSFDKWVDLTRWNSGTVKLSVLEPINSDGHTLDSLNELKDKAHQLISDEVLRLDQSY; this comes from the coding sequence ATGATTTTAAAATATATAAGACTCGCAATTACCGCCTTACTCATTGCAATCTTTGCGACTCTATGGGCGATTATTTGTATCTTCAGGCCTGCACACCCAGGAAACACCTTTGTTATCGCAAGAATTTTTGGTTACATCGGTAAATTCATTCTTGGCCTCAAAGTAGAAATTGAAGGAAAAGAGCGCCTTGAAAATACTAAGGGTTCAGTTATTATTTCTAATCACCAATCAAACTATGACATGTTCTATGTTGGAGTAATCTGTCCACGTAAGACAGTCTCTGTTGGTAAGAAGAGTCTTCTCTATATTCCATTCTTTGGCCTAATGTACTGGCTTTCAGGGAATATCCTTATTGACAGAGGCAATCGCAAAAAAGCATGGAACGTCATGGACAAGGTTGTCGAAACAATAAAGAAATACAATTGCAATATCTGGATCATGCCAGAAGGAACAAGATCAAAGGGTCGTGGTGTATTACCTTTTAAAAAAGGAGCCTTTGTCACCGCGATCAAAGGTAAGTTTGAAATACTCCCAATTGCTGTCTCTAGTTTTGACAAGTGGGTAGATCTAACTCGTTGGAACTCAGGGACGGTAAAACTAAGTGTCTTAGAACCAATCAATTCTGATGGCCATACGCTGGATAGCCTAAACGAGCTAAAGGATAAAGCGCACCAATTAATTTCTGATGAAGTACTAAGACTTGATCAATCATACTGA